Proteins encoded within one genomic window of Setaria italica strain Yugu1 chromosome IV, Setaria_italica_v2.0, whole genome shotgun sequence:
- the LOC101785778 gene encoding probable inorganic phosphate transporter 1-10 codes for MPAIRVLTALDQARTQYYHFKAIVIAGMGLFTDSYDLFCIAPVMKLIGRVYYPADPTAASPGVTPPAVVSATVGVALLGAVAGNLLFGALGDRAGRRRVYGASLLLMVVSSVGSGFSVCRTRRCALASLCLFRFLLGVAIGGDYPLSATIMSEFANRRTRGAFIAAVFSMQGFGILASSAVTMAVAAAFDRYTGRRAPLDTPEAADLAWRVILMIGAVPAAVTFYWRMAMPETARFTALVERDVVKATNDIGRVLGDLNLATFTEEEAAAFRCAAPPPQFGPTAASYGLFSRRFLRRHGRELFACAAAWFLLDIPYYSSTLFQSQIYHPWFPPAGRVNAFQEAFNVAKFQAIIAAASTIPGYFASVLLIDRVGRRRLQMAGFLLMAAFLLALAGPYDRYWRRGHATDAWYIVLYALTFFSANLGPNTTTFILPAELFPARFRSTCHGISGAAGKLGALVGAVGFLWASQDRDRRKVLAGYEPGIGMMYALIILAGICLLGLAVTYVFTPETMRRSLEENESEHGQGHAGEGDVGQGLQELAELPKSPASMVSSHVSSSPIHPHRFSV; via the exons ATGCCGGCGATCCGGGTGCTGACGGCGCTGGACCAGGCGCGGACGCAGTACTACCACTTCAAGGCCATCGTCATCGCGGGCATGGGCCTCTTCACCGACTCCTACGACCTCTTCTGCATCGCGCCCGTCATGAAGCTCATCGGCCGTGTCTACTACCCCGCCGACCCAACCGCCGCCAGCCCCGGTgtcacgccgcccgccgtcgtctCCGCCACCGTCGGCGTCGCGCTGCTGGGCGCCGTCGCCGGGAACCTCCTCTTCGGTGCGCTGGGCGACCGCGCGGGGCGCCGCCGCGTCTACGGCGCCTCCCTGCTCCTCATGGTCGTCTCCTCCGTCGGCAGCGGCTTCTCCGTCTGCCGCACGCGCCGCTGCGCGCTCGCGTCTCTCTGCCTCTTCCGATTCCTCCTCGGCGTCGCCATCGGCGGGGACTACCCGCTCTCCGCCACCATCATGTCCGAGTTCGCCAACCGACGCACCAGGGGCGCGTTCATCGCTGCCGTCTTCTCCATGCAGGGCTTTGGGATCCTCGCAAGCTCAGCCGTCACCATGGCCGTCGCCGCAGCGTTCGACCGGTACACGGGCCGACGCGCGCCGCTCGACACGCCGGAGGCCGCGGACCTCGCGTGGCGCGTCATACTCATGATCGGAGCCGTCCCCGCCGCGGTCACCTTCTACTGGAGGATGGCAATGCCCGAGACGGCCAG GTTTACGGCGCTGGTGGAGCGTGACGTGGTGAAGGCGACCAACGACATCGGCCGCGTCCTCGGCGACCTCAACCTTGCCACGTtcaccgaggaggaggcggccgcctTCCGCTGCGCTGCTCCTCCGCCGCAGTTTGGGCCCACGGCGGCGTCCTACGGCCTCTTCTCGCGGCGCTTCCTCCGTCGTCACGGCCGGGAGCTCTTCGCGTGCGCGGCCGCCTGGTTCCTCCTGGACATCCCCTACTACAGCAGCACGCTGTTCCAGTCGCAGATCTACCACCCGTGGTTCCCGCCGGCGGGGCGCGTGAACGCGTTCCAGGAGGCCTTCAACGTGGCCAAGTTCCAGGccatcatcgccgccgcctccaccatccCGGGCTACTTCGCCTCCGTGCTCCTCATCGACCGCGTCGGCCGCCGCAGGCTCCAAATGGCCGGGTTCCTCCTCATGgccgccttcctcctcgcgcTGGCGGGGCCCTACGACCGCTACTGGCGGCGCGGCCACGCCACGGACGCCTGGTACATCGTGCTCTACGCGCTCACCTTCTTCTCCGCCAACCTCGGGCCCAACACCACCACCTTCATCCTGCCGGCCGAGCTCTTCCCGGCGAGGTTCCGGTCGACGTGCCACGGGATCTCCGGCGCGGCTGGGAAGCTCGGCGCGCTCGTCGGCGCCGTAGGGTTCCTCTGGGCGTCGCAGGACCGGGACAGGAGGAAGGTGCTGGCGGGGTATGAGCCCGGCATCGGCATGATGTACGCACTCATCATCCTCGCCGGGATCTGCCTGCTCGGGCTCGCAGTCACCTACGTGTTCACGCCGGAGACCATGAGGCGGTCGCTGGAGGAGAACGAGAGCGAGCACGGCCAGGGCCATGCTGGCGAAGGCGATGTCGGCCAGGGCTTACAGGAACTTGCTGAGCTGCCAAAGAGCCCGGCGTCCATGGTGAGCTCGCACGTTAGCTCGTCACCTATTCATCCACACCGGTTTTCTGTCTGA